The Achromobacter spanius genome includes the window TTGTTGCGTTGCCGGCGTTGCACCGGCAATAAGGGGTCGTCCCCGGATAAAAAAAACGCCGGTCGTTTGACCGCGCGCAGCAACGGGCCGTCCCGCTGCGGCAAAAATTATAGAATACCGGCTTCCAACGGCAAAACCGGATGCCGGGTATCACCTTAGCTACACGTCGCGGACCGGACCGCGAACCAGGAAATTTCCATCATGCAACGCATCATGCTGCGGGCAAAGCTACACCGCGTCACGGTCACCGAAGCCGACCTTCACTACGAAGGCTCTTGCGGCATCGACGAAGACCTGCTGGACGCTGCCGGCATGCGCGAGTTCGAACGCATCGAACTCTACAACGTCACCAATGGTGAACGTTTCGACACCTACATCATCAAGGCGGCCCGCGGCAGCGGCGCCATCTCGTTGAACGGCGCGGC containing:
- the panD gene encoding aspartate 1-decarboxylase — translated: MQRIMLRAKLHRVTVTEADLHYEGSCGIDEDLLDAAGMREFERIELYNVTNGERFDTYIIKAARGSGAISLNGAAARRAQVGDLLIICTYGPMSEEDSATHKPQVVLVDDANRVKEIRKFPA